The genomic segment ACTCATACTCCATGTACTCCATAGATTGCAGAAAGGAAAGTACAAGATACTGATAGaacttaaaaacaataaaaaaggaATAAAGTATTCTGCAGCAATGTGGGGCTTAATAATAAAAAGAGAAGAAAATACTTATACTGTACAAGCAGATatgatgtattttatataatgtgACTAGTGTACATTGAAAAGAAAATAGCAGTATGGACAAATAAAAAATGAACGGAAAAAAGTATTATGAGAAGAATGGTCAAGCAATATTAATAACAAATTCAGGCAAACCAAGATATATAAAACATTTAGTTAAGCATGGTATGTCTATCATAAATATTACGACGTTGTTCTTGAACTTGTCGCTTCCACTTGTCTTGCTGATGACCCACACGGCCAAGAACATTCGGTCGAACACGGAGAGGCTGAGCCATGCCTGGGGCTCCTCCAACGACTCCAGCATCATCATCTTCATTGGTGTGTTCCTGATATGATGGCTGAGAACGTCGCTTATTGAGCAGTGGGTCCAGGCACAGCAGGAAGCCCATGTACACCACCAGCAGAGAGATGATCCATATTACCAGAATAACTACAACCTATTGTGGAAACAAATAACAATAAATTCTTTATAATCCAAATATATTTCCCAAACATCAATAACATACTAAAATACAAAGTTACTAAatcaataattgtatatataacctttatattttatatattaagaTAATGATTTTTCAGTACAGTAGCACCCACTACTGTATACTGTAGTTATTTTCAACTACTGTATTATTTTCAATGGCTGAAGAATAAAATCAAGCCTAGGACACTGGTACACCTCACTGCATCCACAGCTGGCAACAGACCTTTTAAGGTACAATCTATCATGAATATTAGTGCCTATCTTTTCtacaataaaattaatgaattatataatgtatataagtaTTCTATACAATATTTGTATTTCTTATTTACGGATATAGTGATGTGGcaagatgtgcaaaatagccataTTGAAAAACAGAGGGGCAAAAggtatgcagagagagagaacaagagcaacatcaaaggcccaagacttcTCAACACTCTCCCTATACACATAcgggacataactggccaacctctcACAGTGTTTAAATGACAACTTGATAAATTTAATAAACACAtgatgatttactaccaaatTAAATGTAGTATgttttttctatgtttagtgtttgttggttgacattcatgagtggattttttttaattcattaataataataataatttatttaggaaaagtacatacatagttgcagagttacagtacaaacattctgtttgatttaaagatagaggtagtacatacaatacctaaagccactagtacgcatagcgtttcgggcaaatattgttgacaatattatttagtgtaggGGTTGGGATCAGAATAAATGAAGGTAGTAGCATTAGCAAATATtagaatgttagaaacatttggcaaatcattgatgtatataagaaataggagaaatCCAACGATGGTGCCCTGTGTCCCCCTACTGTCAATGGTAGAGTGGGGGGAGGTTATgctattgatggctacatattggtgtctgtcaccgaGATAGGAACAAATACAGTCCAGAGCAAGGCCTCGGATACGACAGTgatgaagtttaagtaagaggtagttatggtttacagtatcaaaggcttttctcaggtcaatgaagaggccaattggaactcatttttgtcaagggctgtgtcGATTATATTAAACAGGCTAATAATGACATCATTGGCACTCTTTTTGGGaatggaagccaaactggcaaggACTTAATATGTTGAGTTTCACAAagcaggaatagagctgtttgtaaataattttttcaatatttttgaatgtataggtagatttgatattggtctgtaattgtttgtcaGCTGACTtgactcctttatgaactggcgtcacTTGCATTTTTAGGGATACTGTACCTGTATCAGGAAACGTATGACACTCTAGAGATTAGTTGAATAGCAAAGCCATGGGCAGTGCAAGAGCTGGGACAGAACTCTTATATATCATAGATGGTATTTCATTAACATTCCCAGCTTTGTTTTTTTAAAGGATTGTattatggatataatgtctgttgggctgactggtaaaaggagtagagagttaggatagctgcctgtgagatatgtagtaacatgtgtctgggtctctgggatttttctggcaaggttagcaccaattgatgaaaagaagctattgcaTTCAGTTGCAGTATCTAAGTCTGTTGCAAGAGTGTAACCATCTTCagagagttttatctgcttgttatgtgattgttgtttaaaccctaggatgttagagatggctttccttgtacttttcatatttccttttgcttctttaaatctattctcataaaaggaagctttggccctgaagaaaaggcagagtccaggggAAAAGCTTCCAAGAAGGGAGTCAGCTGGATTGACTcttgacccagaagcctcggcgggAAAATCGGGCTCAACCACTTTCGCACCAAAATCGGCTCAACCACCTGCGCCCGAATCTGAAGGGGCAGCTCCCGAAGTCACCCAAGCCTCATCCTGAGCTAAATCCCACCccaactccaaaaccctcagacgtttgggaaACGGAAGCAGGGGGGATAGGGGGTTGGGCAAATCATGcacctgggaaggaagcaggggcAGATAGAACCAAGGTCGAAGTGACCAACACCCCCAAATCCTGGTCCCTAAAATACAAGTGGTGCAACTCTGGGGCCTCCAACAAAGGCAACCAACCTGGTGCATTGCAAGGAGAAGTGAGCATGCAACACAGCCGCTGCCTGATTCCTGTGATCAACAGACAAGGAATGAGTAAATTGAAGTACAAGCAGGGAATAAGTCCTGCAAGAATCCAGGTCctaggtgtcccccccccccccccaacaggcagcatgatggaggcagtCCGGATGATCACCACCCTGAGGCAGGGGCAACGAGCAATCTTCAACTTCACACAAGGCGAGAGTGAACTCTGAAGAAGTATCCATGGTACCACCGAGTCCACGGGGATTTTCCAGGGGCCCATAAGATAAAACAGCTCTatgggaagcccaggcactggaGCCAGCTAAGCCGGTAGAACCCCTGTCTAGTAGCAGGCAAATTGACCATTAACAGCAGTGAAATTTCAGGGGCAACATCAgaggaccaccaacaccacctagtCTAGCCTAATAAGAAGGTAGGCAGACCAACTCTGTCTACAAAAGACAAAAACACCTGAAAAGAACACTAAAAGCCCCCAAAGACACACAACAAACAACCTGGCAGTAAGAGAAGCATTTCGCCGTGTTAAGTAAAGCAGGCTGCACCAGCCGCAGTATGCCCACCCAGCCAAAAACACTTCCCCACCCGGGGCAAGTTAGAAAGCCCAAGATCCCCAACGTACACCAAGGGCGAAGACAGCCTCAAGCGACGAAGTCCTCTGATGGAGAGTGAGTCCCAAAtgtcccagggaagataaccctaggGGCATGCTGTTCCTGTACAAtaagacacctggccaccacacacacacacacattcctggtaCAACCATACCGCACAAAATCCAGAACAGGAACTTGAGAGCAGAAGTGACCAACCTGACCACTAGCACATCAGTTCAAGAACTGGAGTGGTGGGCTACCGGCTTTCCCTAGCACTAACAAATGGGAGTGCTAGTTACATGAAGTTTTTGCTTATTTGGTTTCTTTCTGGGGGAGTTATTTTGATCTTTTGGGatgtagattgcacaggttaaccagacagtggtctgtttttaatttgcctacctttctggatttTTTTCCAggtcgatggcaattatgacttagtttaaatgtaaagtgctcataggccattgctccctgtgcctctctgagggggccaggttctggcttgtggtccccagtaggcataaggactcctgtgactgatgattccaaactaatatagcacatatcagttcagACAGCTTCTGGGAACTGatagggctccccacagaaaaccatgtTGAGCATAATGAAATGCTAGTTTCTGGGTAAGCCCCGgagactccctgaagctatcatacGCTGATCAGTGCCATGCTACTTAGTGCTATCATTGGTggtttccatgggtttataaccctatgggtgaaaaagcttcttctgttttctgtcctacattgtggcttgttgaacaaCTTAACTATAATCATTAAAAATTAATGCAGAACAGTTAAAAAGCTTACCTTGATGGTCGTGCTGTTCCGGCTCTCATATTTACATTCACAGCGAGGACAGAATTCCTGCTCACGACCCCTGATATCATCAGCAACTTTAGGCAGAACTACATTGTCGCAGTCACTGAAAAGAAGAAAATAGAAAATGCAATGTACAAAAATTTTCCTATACAGTATAGTACTCTGTCCATTTGGCTGTGCATGTAATTACTGAagccacagaatgagagctatactcgtggtgtcctgtcgtcTCTATAATCTTTGTCATATGACACTTTGAAACTCTTGGTGGTTTTGATATCTACTACCTTCTCACCTAAGTTGCTCCAATCATCTACAATGCTGCCATTTTAGTGGGACCTGTGTTTCCTTTAGCTTTAATTtatgtgcatgcatgtgtgtgtgtgtgtgtgcaagcatCAATCCTCGTAATCCTTTTTGTGTTCATGCATATTTTATACACACAGGATTTGAATGAAAAGATAAATGTGACTTACCACTTGCTAGGGGCTACGGGATCTTTGTATACCATACGATTGCTCTTGGTCCCATTGACAACAGATGGATCAGGACAGATGCAAATACACCTCTTGTCTTCATACTcagcctaaaaaaaaaaacaggcaatAGTTCTTAGTTTaatttggatagcttaggttaagTTAGAATAAGTTAGATTGAAGTATGTTGTTATAAGTCAAAATGTGTTAAGTTTGGTTTTATTAAAAAGTAGGGATGATGTAGAACTACTAATCTTGGGGCTTTTTTTAGAAAGCCTTTTTTCCTTTGGCAACAAGTGGCCAAAACTGTTAAATATTAAAGTCCAACTGAAAAAGATCATCAGAGCAAATGgggagaccttcgacaagccgccagcttccagttctcgtcgaggccactaatgtTAGTGGTTCTCGGTAAATTTATTTtccatacctgcttgatggggttctgggagctcttctactccccaagcccggcccaaggccaggcttgacttgtgagcgtttggtccaccaggcataAGAAACACACATAGATTATTTTCTTGAGCATTTCCTGTGGGTGTGGCTCAGATATACCCGATATTAACTCATGCAGATGATCGCAGATATGAGGAGTAGCTTTCAAAAATCTTACCTTTGCCAAAGCAGCACAATAAGCCAGAAAAACAAATATGAAGAGCAATTTAGGGAGCATCCTGGCAGCCTCCATTGCTGTCACCCGGACATAAACACACAGCGTTCACCATTCATCtcaagttctgttttttttagttatatatatttataatatatttgaAAGCTATAAAACCTCAATTATGTTGTTATTTGTTCTTTTTAAACGTTCTAGTATACTAATTGTAATGAAAAATTTGATAAAATTAAAATAATCTCTTCGAAtgcatattaataggatattatgATTTTTAGAATTTTAAATAGCTCTTCTATAATAGTCGTAATATTGAcagttatataatataatacaaaaTCTACTAAATAAATCCTAAACCAATATGCCAGAATATCAACAGTAATTGAAGTGTCAAATAAACCAATTTGACCGGGTATTAGACACGTCCGGAAACATAGAGTAAAAAGATAATCCAACTCATCATTAGGGTAAGAAAACAAATCTAAAAaatctaaaaaattattttttcagtCAAATTTCCTGATAGTTTTAAGTTAGGAGGCGTGTAAACACAGGTGGATCAGCTGATCCTCGTCAGGGGGCGGAGAGGGAGGaacccagcaggtgtgtgagtgaggtgtgacaggtgtgtgagtgagaggtGTGTGACAAACCTGTGTACATGTGGTGGCTTAATTGTAACTAGATCTAGCAAGAGAAACTGACCGCAAGAGGCAACCAGACTCTTAACAAGGCATCCCGGGTGTGAGGTAGGTGGTCATATGAATGGGCGGGTCTCGCCGCTTCCATTgacttgtttttttttattttttattagtaTTATAACTGCTTTAGATCATAAATTGGCAACTTGTGTGGCTCTGAGAAATATAGACACACGATGTAGACTAGACAAGGGTAGGGACAAGTGTTCACCAGAGCACGAAagagacgcgaacaaggggacacaggtggaggctgagtacccaaaagggccacagggatgttagaaagaacttcttcagtgtcagtgtagttaacaggtggaatgcattaggcagtgatgtggtggaggctgactccatacacagtttcaagtgtagatatgatagagcccagtaggctcaggaacctgtgcaccagttgatagttaagagggaccaaagagcaagcacaactaggtgagtacctcctGTGGCTGGTTAAGGGCTCCACAGTAATGATTTTTGTCATTaaggtaagataattatcaggagaaagtgcaatAAGTCATTTTGAGAATATAGCACTTGGGAGATAAAGATTTAGGAAAGGACGAAGATAAAGAAtagagcccaaccacttgggctgttgGGGATCGAACGTGGACCTGCTAGAAGCGAGACTGCTTTACCATCCAGTCCAAGTGGCTGGACTACTATTTGTTAGTACAGTATTACAAAGTACTGTATTGGGGAATAAGTCCAGGGGAGCTGAACTATTAGTATATGAGAATGTTACACACAGGCTTGGTACAGGGGTGGGGAACCTGCAGCCACATGCACCCTTTTGTGAATTGTGAGGCATCATGTGATCATCTTAGAGAAGTCTAAATTTTGCATAGGaaattctttttattttttatttaaaataaattattatatcCTTATATTTTTGTTCTCTTTTATAACTAAAAAtaacataaacaaaaaaaaattaaaaatatactGGTAATACTGTAGAAatccattttttttatttatatgtattgtatatacaagagtttacaCATAATTGGAAAGCAACTAAcacacatagcatttcgggcaggtccttaatcttaattttccctggaatacaacctgccacattgtttaacaaccaggtacccattcacaagAGATTTGTGCAGATTTGTGGTTTGGGATAGTTCCAATATTGGGGACAGAATTTCTGTGGTTTATTGAGGTTTACCAAGTCATTGGTAAGGCTGTGCACATGGTCATCCAGCCAATCACTGGCCAAATCAAGTAGTACTTGAGTGATACATTTAATGTAGACATTGCCTTTCTCATTCATGAGAACATGTTAATGTAAATATGTTGTTGTTAAGCCATTTATGTATCTATATCCATTTTTAAGTTTTGTTTTCTGTTTCTTCTTTTCAAGAGATCAGAATATGTTTGAGAGACAACAGTGATGGACCTCCTTGCAGAAAACAATGTATGTGGGCAGGCATTGCTCCGTCTGGTTGCACGGGGCAATGCTATTATTGCTGAACTGATGCGGCTGTCTGGCTATGTTCCTCAGGTTTTCAAGTAAGCTTTTGAGTATCACTTATTTTAATATCTTCCCTTCCAAATTCTTTCTCTTCCAGTATTTCATGTCAATCATCTCTATCAAATTCCTTACCCctataaatattttaaaattttatatTGAAAGAGGAATGTGCTTCTCTGGGTGAGCTCCAtgatggctccctgaagctatctttcCAAGTTTGCTTGCTCCATGCTGAAAGGTTACATCAGTTGCAAAAGTAATATTTGGCCTTCCAGGGTCCAGGGCCAGaacctgcttccccccccccccctcctattccCTTAAGAGGTGCAAGGACAGAGTCACAGCTTACCAACCCACCAGGAAAGCCTCCAGAAAGTCAGTGAAACTTTACAAACAACTGAAGGGTTTCCTTCATTTTCCACAGAAAATGACACCTTGAAAATTGGCAAATAACTTGGCAAAGGTTTCATGCAGAACAAGGGATTAACTCAGACTAGCAAAAAACTTGTAAGTACAGATTGTCACCACCAGGCAGCCCAACCCTGCCTGCAACTGGCTCCTTTGGTCATTTCTGCAACTGATGCTATGGTGGAAGGTTCTACCAGTAGTGCAAGCTAAATttgcttaggttaggtgtttGTGTTATATTGATCATCTGGATTCCCCAGAGTTGGCCCTTGTGGTGTTTGGTGACCTCACCTGGATTTAGTCTGCATCACCTCTAACTTTTCCTGTGGGTGTGGTTTGCCCTGCTTCTAGTTTTCTGGCTTGGAAgtgtctgagggtttcagagtcagGTCAGGATTTATCTGAGGGTTTCAGTCAGGTCAGGATTTATCTGAGGGTGTAACTTGGCTTTTTCTGGGGGTGGTGTCATCTATTTTGATGATAAAAGCAGTTGAGCCTTCTGGTCTTGCTGCGGTTTCATCACATTCACAACCGTACCTCCTTGCTCCAAATTTTCTCCTTGGGAGGACACCTTTCTTTTTCAGGTGTTTGGTAAAGGCTACAGGGCTCTGCGCTGTAGCCTTCATGGCAGGCTTCTGTGGCTGAGGGTTCCGTTGGACCTGCACACTTGATTGGCATGAGGTGAGTTTCGTCTTTCAGGAGTTCTTGGGTGGTGCTTCTTCCCAAGGATGTGGGCAAATGGCAACTCCATGTGTAGCTATCTTTGTTGTCTGTGCCCTTATTGCAAAGAACCACAAGGTGTGTTTCCACTTGGCAGTGGTCTTGTGTGTTTGGGTCATCATGGATAATCTGAGGCACTCCATGTGGACATGGCATTGCTTGGTTCCactctgggtgtggaggccttgaGGACTGCAGTTTTGCCCCTGACAGCCTTGTTAAAGGTGCATTTCCCTCAACCTTTGGGAAGTAGTGGCGTCATACTACATGGCCTACCTTGTATTTCGAATGGCTGTATTGGCCGTTGTATTGTTATACTTGGCTTGGTCCCCTTACCCATTTGTCCATCTCCACTTTTTTGTCTCGTCTTTCCTGAGGATGTCATTGCCCAGATTTTGTCTGTGGCAGCTTTCTCTTGTCCCTCATCGATTATTTGCTGTTTTCTTGCGGTTCTTTCGTCTCTCAGAGGCTAAAGGACCTCAGATGGAGATCTCGCTAACTGTTTGTTGAGGTAGATCTTCTATTGGGTCTGATTCCCGGGCCATTGCACTTCTTGCTGTGaattcatcttctgcttgacatcACAACTATGTACCATGGAAAGATGGTTCTGCTGTTCTGGTAGTTTTCCTTGGTGTTTACTGGAGTCGATTGGTTTCTCTCCTGTTCTTGGGGTTGGGTCCTGCTTATTAGGAGTCCTTCCTGGTACTGTATTGGGTCATTGCATATTGGTTGGACTCAGGTGTGTGGTCAAGGTGACATTGTCCCTTCAGTGGGTGATCTAGTTGTTCCCGGTTCCAACATGGGATTTGACAGACTTACGGTACATCCTTGATCCTTTGGCATTGAACAACTTCATTTCCCTGTCCAGCCTTCTGCATGACCACAAGTTCATGACCACAAGAACTTTGATACAAGTTTACTTGCTACTACAAattggagcttggatggtgtctctgAATATCGATTGTCATGCACACTTCCGTAGAAATAAAGACTTCCGGTTGATAAACTTTGGCCTCACACATGTGGAGTCCATGGTtcaagtctcctagagcccagttgAATGGAATAAAAAATGCATATTGTAACTTTACATCCCAACACTGTACATTacaggttcagggactggttatgttttattgagtgtgggggggggaaggcataAGACTTACCACTTTAGGGCTATCCCCTTTTATTTGAATCTGGTCCTCTGTGTAATTACCATGTTGGCACAGGTCCTTGTGGCTTGCCTGCATCTCTTCAGGGTTCATGTGTTGGATTACCTCGATAATTGACAGATGTGGGCTTCCTGTCAATTCATGTGTCACCTGTCCAGGTATTAGGCTCTTTCCTATCTTTCCCACCTCTCTGGATTCCCCCTGGGAAAGATCCATATACAACATAAACTTAGTAAATGAAATTATCAATTTGTGATttagtttttttatattttagatTAGCAACCAAGGCGGAACAGCAAAAATATGGAGACGTTGTTCTCGATTTCACGTATTTCAAGGCTTCGGAGGGATTTAATAAGAAAATTGAAGATTCGTCAGTAAGTACAGTATTTGGCTGGATGATCAtatggtttaaaaaaaaatcagtataATTGTGTTAATTCATTTCACTTATGTCATAGTTCTCCTAACTATGCAATTATAGTTGTACATAGAAATTAATGAATTTTAGATACCTTGTACCTATACTGTCCACTACTGTATTATGTCATAAATCACTTCTATTTTATTACGCAGGTCCTACTTGATATTGATGATGAAATCCGTGAAAGCCATAGCAACATTTTAGGGAGAATTTATGCAGTATTTGAGAGCATTCACCGATATGTGACGGACCTTATTAGTTTCTTGCAAGATCTGAGTGAGGGGACGTTTATTCAGAGAACTCTGGAAAACATGTTCACCAATGAGGATGGGAAGCAACTTATGGTAAGATAATGaactctgtatgtgtgtgtgttacccaTCTTGGAGTTGCTTGGAGGAAATTCTGATTACATTGGTAAAGCTGTGTGTAACCCACCTAATTACTTGGAGGACTTAAGTTCAAGATTAAAGCTATTCTGTTATATCCTCCCTCTCACTGCAGTACTCGTTTCTCTTGTCTTGGCAGTAACTTGAATCTCTGGGTAATTGGGCCAGATTCACAGCCCAATTTGACCATCTCTTGATTCAAACAGAATCCAAATTATGACGCTTAGTTGATGAGTTTCGGTATGATTTTCCTGCTAAAATAACCAATCCCAACCCTGTGGCTAGCCATGTGTTTCTGCCCTCTAGTGGGATACAACAAGGTGAAATCCATATGAGAAAGACTTTAACGAATGAAATTTGTTCAATATCAACTTTGTTGGCTTTTAGTGATGGCGATGCACTCTATAGGAACATCATTTATTATGTCTAGAATTTCATTAATGAATTGTAAAGTACTGTTTATGCTTGGTAATTCAGATCATACGAGGCCCATCCCCATCCGAGTTACATTCTCACATGCAGTCAACAATTTACATGGGTTTAAGGGGATCTTCATATACAATATGACTGagcacatacagtactgtactcaaaTAATTTATTGACAGTAACAGAAATTTCAAATTGCCTTGTTGTAGTTAGCTTACTTGATAGAGTATTCTTTATTTACCTAACCTATCACTACAACACTAAAATTACTCTACATAGCTAATTGTTATGTATCGCGTGTATTTGTTTACATTTACTGTCACAATATCAGAGATGGTACTCATGCCTACACCAAAATCTTTTGTAGCACTTGCAGCAGAACGGATATTTTCACAATGTTCAATCACCCATAGATAAACTTGAATGGATTGTGTAATTTATCTTGAATGGATTGCATACATGAGGCTCACATCTTCTTAAGCCTCCAGTAACCATCCCCCATTTTGAAAGAAAAATCTGGAGAACTTGGTTTCCTTATAAggatttagtaaaaaaaaaaaaaattgagtacCATATCTAGCAACATCATCTAGTGTCTGAAGGTGCAGGACAGCCATACTGGGAGCCCCTGAACGTTTAACAGCAAATGAGTGATTACCACGTCTATATTTAAGGCAAAATGTGCCTgaataaatacatacatatatatactgtgtgtgtgtgtgtgtgtgtatgtatatatatatattctgctatatatatatagcagaatacacacacacacacacacacacacacacacacacacacacacacacacacacacacacacacacacacacacacacacacactctctgataaagaaagagatctaggggtggttctagatagaaaactatcacctgaggaccacataaagaatattgtgcaaggagcctatgcgatgctttctaacttcagaattgcatttaaatacatggatggcgatatactaaagaaattgttcatgacttttgttaggccaaagctagaatatgcagttgttgtgtggtgcccatatcttaagaagcacatcaacaaactggaaaaggtgcaaatacatgctacgaagtggctcccagaactgaagggcaagagctacgaggagaggttggaagcattaaacatgccaaaactagaagacagaagaaaaagaggtgatatgatcactacatacaaaatagtaacaggaattgataaaatcgacagggaagatttcctgagacctggcacttcaagaacaagaggtcatagatttaaactagctaaacacagatgccgaagaaatataagaaaattcaccttcgcaaatagagtggtagacggttggaacaagtgaggtggtggtggaggccaagaccgtcagtagtttcaaagcgttatatgacaaagagtgctgggaagacgggacaccacgagcgtagctctcatcctgtaactacacttaggtaattacacttaggtaattacacacacacacacacacacatatatatatatatatatatatatatatatgtgtgtgtgtgtgtgtgtgtatgtatgtatcacgaaaataaacacgtgattaagaatgtgacaatgtcagaccacggaggaaaatgaaacaggaatttccttaagtactttcgtatattaaatacatcttcagaaggaatgaagatgtatttaatatacattccttctgaagatgtatttaatatacgaaagtacttaaggaaattcctgtttcattttcctccgtggtctgatattgtctcatatatatatatatatatatatatatatatatatatatatatatatatatatatatatatatatatatatatatatatatatatatataattatattatatatgtcgtacctagtagccagaacgcacttctcagcctactatgcaaggcccgatttgcctaatatgccaagttttcctgaattaatatattttctctagtttttttcttatgaaatgataaagatacccatttcataatatgagatcaattttttttattggagttaaaattaacgtagatatatgaccaa from the Procambarus clarkii isolate CNS0578487 chromosome 10, FALCON_Pclarkii_2.0, whole genome shotgun sequence genome contains:
- the LOC123745245 gene encoding uncharacterized protein CG1161, with protein sequence MEAARMLPKLLFIFVFLAYCAALAKAEYEDKRCICICPDPSVVNGTKSNRMVYKDPVAPSKCDCDNVVLPKVADDIRGREQEFCPRCECKYESRNSTTIKVVVILVIWIISLLVVYMGFLLCLDPLLNKRRSQPSYQEHTNEDDDAGVVGGAPGMAQPLRVRPNVLGRVGHQQDKWKRQVQEQRRNIYDRHTMLN